agcttggttgaatcaggtttttcatttgacaatgaatattgaatgctttgttaccaaggtgacttggattgcaaaccctgatttgaaaactatataaatgagaactctagcaactgggaaacctaatccccacacctcctgtgtgttactagtttcataactagagtcgattctcctttaaccttaggtttcttctcgggaccctgtaggttaacgacttgaagacttcattgggattgtgaagccagacccaactattatctttgtagttgcgcgatctgatcttgttgtttctattggattgagtgcaattgtaagattggcttgagatttatatctccgataggcaagatagaaaagtaatcacaaacaccttcgtctcatcgtttgtgactccacaatatcttgttttgctagttgattaaaattattgtgaggtgactgatgaTATTATGtttttcttcaggaatataagtccggtttatcaattggttcatattcaccttggtttatcaaaagacagaacaaaaactcttggttatttatgtgggagacagatttattcaattctatagacttttctgtgtgagacaaatttgtctatcaagtcttcgactttgggtcgtagcaactcttagttgtgggtgagatcagctaagggaatcaagtgtgtagtatcctgatgggatcagagacgtaaggagcacaactgtaccttgaatcagtgtgagattgattagagttcaactatagtccagtccgaaattaattggtagtaggctagagtctgtagcggcttaatacagtgcggtgttcaatctggactaggtaccggggtttttctgcatttgcggtttcctcgttaacaaaattctggtgtctgtgttatttcttttccgcattatattttgttatataattgaaatatcacaggttgtgcgttaagatcaatcaattagaatatacaacctttggttgttgatttacattgattgacacttgaacattggtctttggtaccgttcaagttactcctcttatattcaatcgggctcgcagatttctatttgctgattgcggattaaattaagagttagagatattatactctttgatatactttattatagattgagtctgactgtctagttgattctctagaaagtgtattggagtaagtcctctcagattgtcaaacgaattgtttggtgtggttgttaattagacccccgcattttcatttgCTATGGTCAGAAAAAAATGTTTTGAAGTGAACATGAAAGTTATTGCTTATCTTCTTGATTTGTCATCTTGAACATAACTTTCTACCTCGGCATGAAAGAAATCGTCACATCAACAAGTCTCATATTTCTGAGATACTTGGTTGTGGGTTTTGGAGTAGAAATAGTCTTGCTATCAAGGATTTTCCTGAGTATCTCAAGTTCTTGGCCAAGCTTGTGGTACCTAACCTGTCTCTCAGCAACATACACGAGGTGAAATGGAATTGAGACATGATCGCACTAATTTACCACATGGTAATATGTACTCGTAACTTTAATTTTTGTGGTTTCATTAATGAAGTTAATAGTTTCTTTAACACATTTATATTTAGTATTCTATATCCCTCTTAGTCTGTATGAACTAACTATTGGAGATGTATTTATACGAAATGGGGTCTAAAGTCCTACGTGTGTTCAAAAAAGTTATTTCCAtcctctattggagatgctcttatataCAAGCAAGAAAAAAACTTTAACTATCTAGTTGAGCCACACATCCACAAGCCATAAGCCCTATGACAAAGATTAGTTTAGCAGGGTTTATTTTAACATAATTTTTTAAAGATTAGTTGTTTTTAAATAATTGTTTTTCTACATGGAATTgctttttttaattaataaaaaagttattttattaataataaattttgatatacaaaaaacaaaaagaaaatcagGCTTGAAAAAGGAATTTCCACTTcttataggattttattttgctcGTTTTGGTTTATTTCCTGGTTTagatgatttcttttttcttcgtCCAGATATTTTAGAATTATTGAGGCCTATATAAGAAAGCTTATTGGGTGATGGTATCTCATAAAAACTCATTCTACTCTTTTTCTCTTATGAATTTTTGTTATTGATTGATCGCACTCACACATCGTTATTCGTATATCGGATTGGATTTTTGATCAAAATTTAGGACTCTTCTACACCGGAGATTTCTTTTTTAGAAAAAGTACAACGGTCAACGGAGATTCAGAACATGGTCAGACGCCAAGTCTTTAAAGAAAAGCAATTCCCCAGTCAACTTTACACGTGTGCAATAAGACCTGAAACCGACCGAACCGGTTAACTTCCATTATTCTATATCTCCTTCTAGCTTtccaatttcatttcatttcacttgttcttcttctcctctgtGCTTTTTCAATTCAATTAGGGTTTCTTCTTCATCCATCAGTTCTGAGTCAATTAGATTCTAGATGTATATAATCTCCTAAACGAGTGTGGGTTTTTCTTCTTCAGTGTAATTTATATGTATATATGTTAAATTATGGCTTACGAagagcagcagaagaagaagatgcaaagaGCAATATCTTTGGAAAATGCCGATTTTGATGATCCTTGTCCTCGATATCTTCCTCaggaaatatttttggaaaatattctAACGAGATTACAAGCTCGGGATGTAGCCAGGTACAGCTGCGTCTGTAAGTTATGGAACAATTACACTTTCAAAGATTCAAAATTTGCTTCTTCCCACTTTAttcaaaataagaataaattaaatCTAGTCTTTAATCTCTCCAACGTATCTCAAAAGGCTTACTTTTTCACTCTAGAAAAGGATGAATTTGACGATACCGCAATTCCTCCTCCTAcatcaaaaaagagaaaaagggatgatgatgatgatgaaaaatttCTCTCTTATAGAATTTTAGGGGACTTCACTTTCTTATTCCCATGTGAACTAGTAGGTTATTGTAATGGTTTAGCTTGTTTTAAACCAGTGAGTAGAGATTCTAATGTTAATGGTGCAATTTCTATCCTTCACCCTATCATGGCTGAATCACTAGTCCTCTCTTATCTAACTCCTACCCAGAGTACAGGGAGATTATGCAATTACTTGTgtcatggttttggttttgattcttTATCAGAAGAATATAAGGTTGTCATTATCTTTACTACTACTCCTTCAGTCAAAACAATCAACCATCAGGAATTTGTTTGCATGGTCGTTACACTAGGAGGAAGATAGTCATCAGTACTTCTGAGATCAAACCGCCACCAGGTTATTCTTCCTTTCCTAGTTCAATGGTCACAACAGCTTCAAGAGTTACTCGTAAATCAGCTACTATCTGCGGCGGTGATCTTTTCTGGTGGATAACTAATACTACTGGTAATAGTAGTAATAGTATTAATAAGAATAAGTTCGAAATGCTGCTCTCGTTCGACATGCACAATGAGAAGCTTCAGTTTGTTCAGCTCCCTACTGATCAATGTAGTCTGACCCCGGCGTTTACGACTTTACGGTGAATGACCAACAATATTTAGTGGTTGATTATCATCTTCTGGAGTTTAAAGGATATCCTTGTGTTGTACGCTCTGAAACATTAATGTTACCCGGCAACAGCAGTGATCGCCGTCATTTTCTCCGCCGTTTCTCCGTCGTTGTACTAATAAGAGTAGTAGTATTTATTAAAGGACAAGATTGAGCAAGTATGGATCGAGGAGGAGATGTTCGATGTTCAACTCAAGGAGAAAGGTATACTACCAGCTGCACTCTCTAGTTACTTTGACACAACCTCTACTAAACCTCCTCCTACACGCATGCTAAGTTTCAACGATCAGCTGTTATTGTATTGGTTTGATGGGAGATGTCTTGTACTCTACAACTTGCAAATGAGGCAGATTAAGGTGGTCAAATGCAGCAATAAGTGGTATAGTGATATTTTTGAATCTAAAGTGGACGGGGATCCCCCAGGTTATTTCCCGTACATGGATTATCAGCTGCACGCTCAACCGGAGAACATCCTTTCTTTAAAAACCTTCGTCCACGAAGAAGAAACTAGGAAGTTTGTCACTAGCAAGGATTTTAGCCAGGCTGTGGATAATGAGGGTAGAACACCTGCAGGTTGGCTGTATATGGCAAGAGAATCAGTAGAAATTTATAGTTTTGGTAAGTTGGGTGTATTTGTCCCATCAGCTGACAGGTCAATTTACTATTCAAGTTCTTAAAATTATTGGGAGTTCTTTTTCCCTACTTTATTTGCGTCTTTGGGTTTTTCATTTTTTGCCCTGATATATTATCTGGATAATATTTTGATGCTTTCATCCAGTCTAGATCTTTGCTCAGTCTTTTATCCACAGTGAGCTTCCCCTCCCATATATATAAACTAGGTGTGACGCCCGTGCTCTGCACGGGACCCAGATATTTGCAGAACAATAGGTATTGGTGAATAAAAATAGGTTTATGGTTCATGGTtagatttttttaaatattttgcttcccgtaaaataaaaatagattctTTTTTGCGGATGACGTATTTTTTCACTCGAGATTTTCTTTTTACCCGTGAAGTATTTTTTTGCTACTCaagatattttttccttttacCCGTGCATATGTTTTTTTTAACTCAAGATATATGTTTTTTTCCAAAAGAATAAATTAATAAAAGGATAGAAAGATTAAaaaaattgcatgataaaaaaaaattacccgCAAAGTGTTGTTTTTAttcaatatttatttttcttttacccgtgatttttgtttttttacttaAAAATTATTTTCAGGTGGGGCCGGTAAGATTTTTTTACTtaacttttttttatatttaaaaaattatttatggTGGGGTTAGAAACTCTTATTTCCTATTGGTCTAGTtttttcaaaagattttattgGTCTAAATATTTTCTGGTGGGACCAGAAGCTTTAAGAAGAGAACTTaattcagcttttaaccacaacaaaagaaagtcacctgaaatcatattatttaTTAATTAATGGTAAAAAGATTCATTCTCTTGGGAAGGATATGTTATTAGATGTTTATCTCCTTGTAATGTCAGGAAAAGTTTGGCATTTTGTTATTTGTTGGGCTGAGCCGCTTCCACTTTATCTCCTAAATCTAGGTGAAAACTTCTAAACATTATCTAAAGTGCAAAACAGGGTGTACACATTAAGAAATAAATCATAAGCAAGCACTAGCTAGGCCATTATATACAGTATaaaacaattttttctttttttcttttgaaggttAACAAacaaaaaccaacaaaaaaaacaaaaactaagaagAAGAATCCTCACTAAACAAGTGAGTAATACAAGAAGGAGGAGAGGTCAACCACTGATTAGACAGTTGGTTCTGAACAGCATAAGCTGCCTAGGAATGAGCCATGAAATTGGCTTCCTTTTTGATAAAGTTAAAATCAACAGACATAAAATTCCCTAGCTTGTCTTTGATTTTTCCAATAGTATTCTTAATACGCCAAGGGACTGGGAAATTATTGTGCCTGAGAGAATTGATTACAGTGAGTGAATCACCTTCAATGATAATGTGCCTCATCGCCTTGCTGATGGCAAGCTCAATTCCCACCAAAGCACCATGAGCTTCAACTTCTACAGGGGTGTTGAATGCAAAAACTTTTATCTGACACCCATTAAACTCACAATTGTAGTTCCTTGCCACTGCTGCGCAGGCGAAACCTCTAATTCCAGCAgcaccatcaaaatttattttcattctTGACTGAGTGGGAAGGGACCAAACAGTCTCGGCAGAGTCTAGTAAGTCTTGTTCAGAAGGCAGAGTGGTATCGTCTTGAATGTTGGTATCACGATGGAACCAGTAATAAGCCTCTTGAAGCATTTTCTGAATATGCACAGTGCCTTTGTTGAAGACTATGTTATTCCTGGTCTTCCATATACTCCAGAACAGACAAATCCCCATTTTTAACTTTGAGTAGTCTCCACCTTCTAATAACCAACTCTTGATATAGTGGTGAACTGAGAGACTTAGGCTTGCATCAATTCTGAGAGTCAggtgagaagaaaaaagaacagcTTGAGATACAGGGAAGTATAGGAACAAGTGTTCCAAAGTTTCAACAGCACCATTACACATCCTGCACTCTGTATTAATATCTTTGCAATATATCATCATCCTGCTACCAACTGCAATACCATTATTAAGAATTCTCCAAGCAAATATTTGAAGATTGGGTGCCAAAACTTTTACCTGCCAGAATTTCTTCCAAGGAATATTTTCAGCATTACCAtaatgagaagaagaaggagcTCCGTCATTTAAAGTTTTGATGAAGGATTTTGCTTTAAAGATCCCATTAGGATGGTGAAGCCAAAGTAATTTATCCTCAGTCCCTTCTTCACTGATGTTAGGTAAGTGGATATCTAATATAGTCTCGACTTCATGCGACTGGAAGCATAGCTGGAGTTTGTTTATATCCCACCTTGGAGGGTTTTGGATAAGTTCACTAACTAAAACAGGCTACTCTGTTGAATGCAAATTGGGGATAGGCCTCCTGTTATGAAGTTTTGGAATCCAAGGATCAGTCTTGATATGTATCTTCTCTCCATTACCAACTGCCCAACAGCACCCTTCCTTCATCTCACTTCTGCAACCTAACATAGCAGACCATGTAGAGGAACATTTTTGGGGTTTCGTCATTTCCCAGAAGTTGTCTTTTTGGAGATATTTATCCCTCATAAGCTGACACCACAGACAATCATCATTTTCTAGGAATTTCCAGACAAGTTTAGCAATCATGGCTCTATTTAAGTGTTGCAGATTTCTAATTCCTAACCCACCTACATCTTTTGCTTTTTCAAATCGTTTCCAGTTGATAAAGTGGGTTTTCCTTACCTCTCTAGCATGGCCCCACCATAAGTTTCTCATAGTTCTGGCAAGTCTTTCCAGCACCTTCTTAGGTATCAGGGATGTCGCCATATAGTACGGAGGTATGAGCCCAAGGACATGCTTGATCATGATGGTTCTGCCTGCATAGGTTAAGTGAATTCTCTTCCAACCTGCCATCTTAGTGTCGAATTTATCATTATGAAAATCATGGGAATCAATTTTGTAGGATGACTTTAGAAGCTGATGGCCAAGATATTTGTCGTTAATCTGCATCTGTTTCACCCCTAGCCTGTTAGCAATTTCAGTTCTTCTGTTGGGTCTGACTCCTTTGCTGAAGTGAATTGACGACTTCTGCATGTTTGCACATTGACCTGACCAGGCAACATATATATCAAGAATAATCTGTAGCGTGTCGATGGTCAGTTCATCAAGGTTCCCAAATAGAATGAGATCATCAGCGAACATTAAATGGGACACTGAAGGAGCATTTCTACAAATCTTTTACCCGTTGTAAAGAGCATTATTCTCCATAGTTCGCATGAGCCACAACAGACCTTGAGCGCAAAGAATGTATATGTACGGAGATAGTGGACATCCCTGAGTAAGACCTCTTTCACTGGTGAAGTAATCCTCGGCTTGGCCATTAATAATAAGCGAAAAAGAGGCAGTCGAAACACAGTTCATAATGAGATCATGGGT
Above is a genomic segment from Papaver somniferum cultivar HN1 chromosome 10, ASM357369v1, whole genome shotgun sequence containing:
- the LOC113316465 gene encoding F-box protein At3g07870-like; its protein translation is MAYEEQQKKKMQRAISLENADFDDPCPRYLPQEIFLENILTRLQARDVARYSCVCKLWNNYTFKDSKFASSHFIQNKNKLNLVFNLSNVSQKAYFFTLEKDEFDDTAIPPPTSKKRKRDDDDDEKFLSYRILGDFTFLFPCELVGYCNGLACFKPVSRDSNVNGAISILHPIMAESLVLSYLTPTQSTGRLCNYLCHGFGFDSLSEEYKVVIIFTTTPSVKTINHQEFVCMVVTLGGR